The nucleotide window GCAATGGAGTCGCAGACTGCAGAGATAATATTTTCCCTCTTTTCCCCATCATTTACGTATGAAATTACCTCACTTTCAGCGAAAACAGCACACTGCGAAGTTATGGAGAGCTTTTTATCAGAATTCACCGCAAATTTATCCACATTGCGAATGTCTAAGCCGAGTGCAGAACTCATTACTTCCAAGAATTTACCGCTACCACTTGCACACTTGTCGTTCTTAACGTAATCAATTACGTTGCCATCTTTATCAATAGAAACTACAGTTATGCTTTGCGCCCCGATGTCGATGACGTAGTCAGCGTTTACTATGTCTCTTCCAGCTATTGCAAGACACACAACATCGTCTTCTTTGATCTCAGCAAATTCAACAAGTTCTGCACCGCTTCCTGTTGCACAACATTTCTC belongs to Archaeoglobaceae archaeon and includes:
- a CDS encoding acyl-CoA dehydratase activase, producing MFLGIDVGTRFTKAVLWDGKVKGYVIEETAGNLKPVFESVLGGIKKFGKFEKCCATGSGAELVEFAEIKEDDVVCLAIAGRDIVNADYVIDIGAQSITVVSIDKDGNVIDYVKNDKCASGSGKFLEVMSSALGLDIRNVDKFAVNSDKKLSITSQCAVFAESEVISYVNDGEKRENIISAVCDSIAKIVASQVKKLNIAGKYTITGGVANFATITERIRKTIGGDYVSFPQPQLAVAIGAGIVAEEF